Within the Amaranthus tricolor cultivar Red isolate AtriRed21 chromosome 15, ASM2621246v1, whole genome shotgun sequence genome, the region ACGTGTtgattagtttaattttttgtgaaaattttgCCTCTTTTTTGATTTAAACTGAAATATATAGTCagacaaatataaaaaatatcaagaattcaacataaataatatacttaatatcattgttattaaaatCACAATTCAAATCGTATCATCGTACGATTCGCGATCTCAAAACACAATTCCTAGTCTAATTCTAAGTGATTTATGGGCCATGCAATATCAATTACAAACATCAAGTGTTAATTGCTACTAACCCCATTACCCCATACTAGTCTTCTAGAGTATACTCATTGGCAAATGTATGAGGTATTTGTACTCTCTAGTCCTACCAATCATTAAAATGGGTTGATTTCTCATAAAGAAGGTACTTTTCAAATGTTATCTAATTCTTCATGCACCTACCACCTTACTCaattaattagaaaatactTCTAAAAAAGTAATGTAAATTTGTATTCTAAAATACTACCCCTCTACCCTAGAGTTTGCCCATCAAAGAATTAGACACAAGTATTAAAGAGTAGTTTACTTGTTGAAGAACAAGATTAGAATAAGATTAAAACTATGTGAACGATAAGAAAGGAGAGAATAAATgttatacaaatttaaaaagtgatataaatcattttcttaaaaataatgtaacaaATTAAGCAGAATGGACAATCATAAAAATTGTAGCAAATTTTGAAGAGGAAGGATATACGTGTTAGTGTGATTGTTTGAGATGAACACCCCAACTAATCAAACGAATACAACCACCACTTAAgtttcaaatatttaattagcATTTACTCATCAAATAAAGTAACAAAATCAATTCTCATCCTCGTCAAAAAATCTACCAGATTCTTCCTTTGAAAACAACTAAGTTCTTTGTCTCGTTGTGGTTGGATATAATTCAATCTCTCTATCTCTATATTTTGCTTGATATTAAACACTCAATCAAGTTAGAGCCTTGATCCTAACTAATTTGTCTTTATACTTGGTTTGGCTAATATTTACAATATGTTTGAATAGCAATttagaatagaaaaaaaaagaaggaaaataagaaaataaaggcTAAGGAGGGAAAATACACTTTGTTTGTGTAGAAGTGAAGAATAGGAAAAAGAACGAAAATTGAGTGTTTTCTGTTTAAATCTTTATACTATAGGAGATATaatacttttaataaaaattgtttatattttccctctaaatttctttttttttttttccatcccCTTCCTTTCTCTCTGTTTTTCTTTATCCAAAGTGTTAAGGAAAAGAAAGGAGAGCAGAAAAATGATAAGAAAATGGAGATTATTGAGTTTTCTTCCAAATCTTTCTAATATTGGAAGGATTTGTTTAATACAAGATGCAAGAAACTTCTTCCCTtcaattcatttttctttttgtcaTATCTCTCCCCTCTCCTTTTGATATCTAAATGagaaaactaatattttttcattttcctcCCCTTTCTTTCCATTTATTTTCTTCCAtccaaatataatattaatgtaCAATTTTCTTTATCCTTTGTTTCAATAAATTCAACTTTATCAAACttatatatgaatatgtttttatcAAACAAATTCAGCTTAATTTTACTATTGTTGCCAAAACTTATTTTGTTccaatttcttattattttgcaccattattataattaactatcataattataatttttttactaaatattatttaaacaaTGAAGAGAAGAGGATCTAGATTACTTATAGCAACCTTGGATATCCAGATCCtatattcttcatctttttcttcttaagaaTGGTAAAACTTATACGACGTAGCACTAGTTCACAAATATGGCCTAAAATCGCTTTTGCAATACATAATACAAATTCGATCTagtgaataataataaaaaataaaaatgtttgttATTGGTTATTGAATTCTACTATGTATTAATGTTTATTGGTAATGTTTACGATTAAAGAGTTATTTACCTAGTAGGTAGATGAAGGAATGCCCCATCACATCATCTACTCTAGGTAATAAAAAGCTTGTACAATTATTTGTGAATCACATTGCACGTGAAAAccgaaaatatttatattacaacTAACTAAGAAAACACGAGAAATTCATAAAActgtataataaaattaaaacgaATTTAACAAGACTTTAAATACATATTTTAACTTGTAAATATCcatgaaaaaggaaaattatataCCAGCCCTAAGGGCtatatataagaaagaatcttgtatatttttttatgtaattcatTATTGCTTTTGCTTTGAAAacataagattttattttattttattattttatcattaattctttcttggaaatttaaaataactataaaaaaatattaatttttcctttctatACTAAATTCTtttgaaaacttaaaattattgataataaatataatttacaaacTCTTATGTATAGCCCTAAGAGCTATAAATATCATTACCCAAAATTATATACAAGTTTCTTTCTTCAACATCAAACAGGAAAAGAGGAAGTATGATTATATATCTCTACAATTTTCCTTATTTAATGCTTAATTTAAATTCCACTTTTCAAGAAAAGATCGAAATAAGTTttaataaatcctgacctattACAGTCTAGTTATCATGACTAGTGCTTTTGCTTCCCATGCTAATCGACATCCCAGTTAAATTGTGTCCTAGCTAGAATAATAACACCCATCCTTCCTCTTAAATACCTCTTAAATCTCCTTCACATATCTCAACAACCCAAAAggaatttctttgtttttatatcATCATTAAGTCTCATAAAACCAAGCTCAAAAGTATGGCCAATTCATCATCTCCACTACTCACAAACCATAATGATGAAGAGAATACTAATCCCTACAATTTTTGTCACTCACCCCGAAACAAAAACACATCAGTCAACGACAAAATCGAGCAATGCATTGAAAACTTAGGATGGGCGCAAATAGTGCAATGTCTTTTGGTTTCTCTCGCTTGGGCATTTGACGCCCAACAAGCGTTTATCTCTATTTTTACTGATACCGAGCCCTCGTGGCATTGCACGACAGGCTCATGTGGTGATGATATATGTAGCCTCAAGGGCCAGACTTGGGCTTGGGATGCGCCCTTAGAAACATCAATTATTTCGGAATGGGGGTTACAATGTGTGAGCTCGTTAATAACAGGTTTACCTGCCTCGTCTTTTTTTATTGGTTGTGTCATAGGTGGTCTTGTGTTGGCTACCTTGGCAGACACATGGCTCGGACGCAAAAATCTTTTAATACTATGTACCCTAGCCATGTCATTATCAGGCATTTTCACAGCACTATTTTCAAGTAATATATGGATTTACGCATTTTTAAGATTCGTTTCGGGCTTTGGTAGAGCAGCAATTGGGACATGTTCATTGGTGTTGGCTACTGAAGTTGTTGGAAAACAATGGCGAGGTCAAATTGGGGTAATTGGGttcttttttttctcatttgggTTTCTCTCACTACCAGGGATTGCTTATTTAAATCAAGGTCATTCATGGAGAAATATGTACATATGGACTTCAGCCCCAGCACTTATCTATAGTGTACTAGTATTTATATTTGTTAAGGAATCACCTCGGTGGCTACTTATACGAGGACGGAGAGAAGAAGCCATGGATGCACTTAAAAATTTCGCAACATTACATCAAAGTAGTCTTACTTTAAGTTTCTTCGGGGAGGAAGAAACCTCATGCGGAAATGACATTAATGTCTTCTCCGCAATGAAAAATATGGTGTCAAGGGCATGGGCCCTAAGACGATTGATAACCGTCTCATTCATATCTATTGGAATTGGAATGATTTACTATGGCATGCCCTTAGCCCTAGGGAATTTACCTATGAACCTTTATTTAAGTGTTTCCCTTAATGCATTGTCTGAATTACCAGGGTTATTTTTGACGTTTGTTTTGGTTGATAGATTAAGCAGGCGATCTGCTATAATAGGGTTTACTTTAGTGAGTGGAATCTCAAGTATTTTTGTAGTAGGAGCAGGACATTTTGCGAAAAATAACGAGTATATAATGTTCCTACAAATTGGGTTTGAGATGCTTTCATTCTTATGTGGAGTTTCGGCATTGAACCTTATGCTGATCTTCACTTGTGAGTTGTTCCCTACTTGTGTTCGGAACTCAGCTTTGTCTATGGCTCGCCAAGCACTAGTGTTTGGTGGGGCATTTGCCCCACCATTAGTGGCTGCAGGACGGAATATTCCGTTTATCGCATACGGTGTATTCGGGGTAGTGATAGGAGTTTGTGGTTCATTTGCGATTTTCTTGCCGGAAACTAGGGGAACTACACTGACGGATACACTGGAGGAGGAAGAGTTCCAGGCACAAAGGCTAGGTAGTTTTTGGGCTACTCACTAACCGAAAACTAACTCCTGGTTTTATGCGGTCCATGCTATTATATAATGAGTACAATATAAAACAATAGATAAATATATTAGAATGTTACAATAATATACAAACACTTAATATagattaaaatttgattaatgtttgcaaaattatatatgtttggttcatatattatataaaatatcttTATGTATGGaaaattattattcttttccttcttatttgtttGTCCATTATAGAAAAAGCACACAAACTAAGGAATGAAGAATCTTTATAATAAGTGGTATAAAGGAATTTTTTTCCCATAAAAACTTAATGATTATATATATGAGCGAGTGAAAATTAAACTTGAATGAAGGCATTTTATTGTATGACAAACAATATACACAAATCAATTGGAAAGAAATGAATGATAAATAACTTAATGACCCagtttttttcattcaatttttccttcaagAGGTACATATCCTCAAAAAACTCATCCATTGACTCACATATAGTCCTATCCTTAAGAGACATTAACCTATAAACCACCACTCTCTTGAGCATACTCAATGAAGACACAATCAAAGGTCCTTGGTCTTATAGTAGTACTATTAAAATCAGAAAGTGGTAAGCTAAACAACCCCAAGATCTCAAGAAACTCATGTTCGGTTTGTAAGCTTTACATATCTTAAAGAGCTAATTAATTGTCGGAAGGGGTACCCAATTAAGCGCATAGAGCGCTGTCAAAATAGTTTCCCGCACATACTATCACACAATTTTGAAATAATAAGCATTGTGTTCATCATCTCTTTCAAGGTCCGATTTGTTTTCTCTGCAACACCATTTGTTGTGTAGTATAGGGTGCACTACACTCATGGATGATTTCCTCTTGACCACAATAGTTTGCCATAGTAGTTTTCGCATACTCACTCACAATCCTACCTAAATATCTTTTATTAAGTCCAATTGATTCTCAAGTCTCAACCTCGGCTTTATACTTTTAGAATACTCATCTTTAATCTTAAGGTAAACCCGAGTAAAACGAGAGCAATCATCCACAAACATAATGTAGTTGTTCATTCTGCTCCTACTAGCATAATTCTTAAAGTCCGctaaatttgaatttactaACTCAAGCGATGAGGTTTCTCTCTTACTCACTTGTTTAAAAGGTTTGTTAAGTATGTATACTTGGCCACAACACAATTGGGGGAATTTTCAAAATCATTTTcttcaaaagaaaaaaggttTGTTGATTTAAGCCTTTTCATATAACCAAAACTTATATGACCCAATCTATGATGCCATATATAAACACTCAACAACATAAGCAGAAGAAGATTATTATTCATATCTTCAACAATAAGAACAAACAAGCCATTCGTTTAAGGAGTACCTTCCTTTTTACAAGTACCTCCGTGGTGCTATTGTTCCCTGTGAAAACTTGTCCCGATTTAAGTCTCCTCAAAGTTTTGAAGAAGAGCCTTGTTGAAACACAAATGTCTAGAAGCCCTGGTGTAAAGAAAAAGAGAGTAACAAGGATCCAAAGAAGTCATAACTCATTCCGTTTGTAAAATTGACAGAAAGGATTTCCAAGAACAACTAGCAAGGGAAGCTACAAGTTCTGctgaaaaagatgtttgaaCCAGTAAGTTCAATGACCTCGGATAAGTCTCGAAAACTAAAATCAAAACTACCTGTTTCTGACACCAATAAGAGCACAGTGCAGAGCTTGCACAGCAGCAGAAGCTGGAGCTAAGACTGCAGCAGCCAGTAGGAGCTCCCCTGACAGTACTCACAATAGTAAAAACCTGCACCACCACCATGCCGATATGTTCTCATAGGTATATGAATCAATGCTGAGGCAGTCTTATGCAAGCCATCGCTAAGACTCTCATAAGCCTATTAAAATCACAAACATAAACTCGGTTACCTTTTTGATCAATTAGCACTTTAGCTAATTCATCTTCCATACACAATATTCAACTAGAGTAGCAAAGAGTGAGAGACAAAGATAAATGAGTGTttatatgcatatatacatatctCACTATCTCTTTGTTCCATATGCATTAGTGCCATTTGAGGTCACACTTGGTGAAAATTGGAAAAAGTCGACGTGGTgcaaacaataataaaaatacacgCACCGCATGCACACACATGCAGCACACACACCATGCACACACAAACAGCGCAAGCGAACACGCATGGCACATTAGGAGTATATTGAAAGCAAATGTCACAGTTTAAGAATGACACAGATTAACCGGCACATATTTCTGTTCCTCTAAAtctattttacaaaaaaaaaatatcatttatgtGACCATGGCATACAATTGTTGACCTGTCCAAGTCCATGTTGGGCATCTTCAGGCTGATCAGGTTCAAGTTTTCTTCTGATAGGAAGGTGATGTTGAGTTGATGAGTGTGACAAGGCATTTCACTTTGAGCGGAATCTCCTGAGCTCCTGCCGCTAGATTCGCTCCTTGTTCAAGAGCATCAACTGAGATACTCCTAAGGAGTGCAAGAGTCACTGGAATTACCAAGCAAGACAATCTCTATTCAGCAAAGGGGGAGATAACTTTAAAAGCATTTAGCTCAGAAGGGAAAAGAGGGAATATGTATATTCGTGATTGTGAGACCAAAAAGGAGCAAGTTTCACTTTCCCTCAAAGGCCACATCCAGTTATACATAATTGGAAAAGTTTACAGTTCATTTTGAAGGGCAATACTAGGAAAAAAGTACAACGCAATTATGATAACACTCAAGGTGATGAGGTAATAGAAGTGACGCGGCTCTCATACCGCCAAATATCCACTGATAAGGTATCTCTTAAGCTGGCCTCACAAATTTTGGTACACCTTTTATTGATGTGGTGCCAAACACTCCAAGTCCATTTTACATTGTTGATCTGTGTCATTGATGTCCTTAGCCTAAAACATCTAAAATATCATATATGAGCAGCCTTTGTATGAATAAACTTCAAGTTGATGCAAGAGATAATCCAAAACGTCCATGTTAAGGATTCATTCTCAAATGTTCAAGACGACCAAGATTGTCCAGTTATTCATGGTTAAAAAAGGTTAATAAGGCAGGAAACAAGGACTTGATACACATTTGAACATCCTTATTATGGTCATTGAATAAAGGGGTTTACACGCCTACCTTGATAATCATTATAGTAGGAGATTACAATCTTGATTCTTGATCATGGGCCAACGAGTGTTCCAAAGCCTAAAAGTTCATCATTATAGAAACATGAAAGAAGAGAACAAAACGCCACTTTAGAGGTTACAAGTTGATGGTGCAGCATTACAATGGCAGTTAGAAGCTCATTGCTGAATACACCTTGCAATGGAAACATTCAAGTGAACATGTCCTCATTAAGGCATTTATGTTGACGGTTTTAATGGAAAGCTCATCATTAAATGTCTATAATTCCAGCCACTTCAAGCATTAAGAATAAGCATGGAGGCtcattgaaaatgatcaatataAAGAAGCCACAAGTATTTACATGTCCAATTGAAGCTGTGAGTTACATGTAGCTAGTGATTATCATTGAAGTATCTAACGAAATGTTAACTTGTTTCCATTTTGCTACCTCTCCAAGTCTTTAGTTATAGGTCATGAAGCTTGCTTTATTGTGACATATTTTATCATGCAAAGAGATTCAAGTTTCAACAATAGTCGCGCACTCACGCTTTTGTTTCCATTTTGCTACCTCTCCAAGTCTTTAGTTATAGGTCATGAAGCTTGCTTTATTGTGACATATTTTATCATGCAAAGAGATTCAAGTTTCAACAATAGTCGCGCACTCACGCTTTTGTTTCCATTTTGCTACCTCTCTAAGCACCTCATTAGAAAGATTCAATTGTATAGAATTAAGAGCTTTGAGGTCCATCTCAATGTACTCTTCCTCTGAGATAGATAACCGCTTTTAAGTTCCACAACATTGTCTTCTCCAAGCTATTTTGAATAATACCCTCATCTTCCGTTCTTACAAACCAAAATGAACATCCAATCAAATTTCCAATATCAACATTGAGAACCCCATGACTAAACGAAAAGGTTCAAAACCCCAATTATAAGGTGAATCCTAATTTTCCAACAAGACTAGAAACTAAGCTTTTAATACCAATTTGGTAGAGCAAATGACAAACATTAAGTtaagaggaagaagagaaatTGCCAGGAATTAAAGAAAGAACATAAGATTTGGCAGGTAGGAATATCTCAAAATAAAATGTTATCAAACTTCAAAACACACCCAACAATTAGAAGAATTTATTATTAGAAgactttattattaatgttgtttcattataattataatgaGGTCGAAATCCAACACTAATTTGAACACTCACAAGGATTTCAAAGAGAATTTCCCTCACTAAACCTGGATTCCAAAGAAAATTTCCCTCACTAAAACCTAATTTTTGATGTGGCTCTCAAGTCTCAACACACTCACACTCATAAACCGCAGCCTATGTGGAAAAAAAGGTAACTTATGGTGTTTATTGAGTCCCATACTCAACACACcgaaaaataacaaatgttgCTTCTCCAATTATTGTGCATTCTCTAAACAAAATCCCCAAAAAAAGAGATTACATGGTAAAATCTAATTCAGTTCAAAACCAAAGTCCAAAAAACAAGTTCAATCATGAAACTACTAAATTGCTTGaaaaaattactcaaaataattccattttcataaataaaaaaaataaataaaaaaaaatcgacACAAATATGATAAACTATTGTACCAGTAACCAATCAGTGCCAAGTATAAACTCaagaataaaattaaacacaatCCAGTACAACACTCCCATAAAGGCCATAATCAAAAACCATACCTAGGTGATCAACATTAAGAGCGACATCATTGAGTTGAGCCAATACAGTAGAACTCTTCGTCAGAAACTAATTGCAAAGTCGTTTTATAGAGAAACGATACAGAATTGTCTCCGCCGACTTAGCGATGTTCCATGGAAACATcttaaattagggtttatttatTGGAATTATAATCACAGCGTAATAGGTGATTACCTATgaataatttatcaattttgaagcCTCTTTCTCCCAATTCAATGGGCCTGACTAAGTTTAGCTATTTAGAAGCTAAGCATTAAACGAAAGAGAGAATCGGAAGCAGGGGTAATGGAGACTGCATGATTGAAGGCGTCGGCCGTCGGGGG harbors:
- the LOC130801225 gene encoding organic cation/carnitine transporter 3-like → MANSSSPLLTNHNDEENTNPYNFCHSPRNKNTSVNDKIEQCIENLGWAQIVQCLLVSLAWAFDAQQAFISIFTDTEPSWHCTTGSCGDDICSLKGQTWAWDAPLETSIISEWGLQCVSSLITGLPASSFFIGCVIGGLVLATLADTWLGRKNLLILCTLAMSLSGIFTALFSSNIWIYAFLRFVSGFGRAAIGTCSLVLATEVVGKQWRGQIGVIGFFFFSFGFLSLPGIAYLNQGHSWRNMYIWTSAPALIYSVLVFIFVKESPRWLLIRGRREEAMDALKNFATLHQSSLTLSFFGEEETSCGNDINVFSAMKNMVSRAWALRRLITVSFISIGIGMIYYGMPLALGNLPMNLYLSVSLNALSELPGLFLTFVLVDRLSRRSAIIGFTLVSGISSIFVVGAGHFAKNNEYIMFLQIGFEMLSFLCGVSALNLMLIFTCELFPTCVRNSALSMARQALVFGGAFAPPLVAAGRNIPFIAYGVFGVVIGVCGSFAIFLPETRGTTLTDTLEEEEFQAQRLGSFWATH